GACAGAAGACCTTTTCACTTATCCTCTCACAGGTGGGTAGGATTTTATGGATTGTTTCCCTGTCGGCAGGTAAACAACGAAGACGTTGGATACTGTCTTGGGGCAGTTGTAAACTCTCAGCCACATTTACCCCCTCGGGGAAACTAGCTAGGATGACCTCCAAACGTAACAGCCAGGGGGAAACAGCAGTAGAAGGGGGTAGAGTTTGATACAATTTCAACCAGCGCTCAAGAAAACGGAGTTGCCACCAAACAGTGGGGGTAAGCTGGCAATGACGATGGATACAACGCAACGCACCAATTTCCTGAAGCAGTCTTAAAGCAGACTGCCAGTAGGGGGCGGAGAGAATATAATACAATTCTGTCCGTAGACGGGTGGTTAAGGCGGGAAGTGGTTTGTTTTCCAAGGAAACCCTCTCAAATACGCCGCAGTGGATGGCATAGTCCATGTATCTGCGAGTCTCTTCTTCTATTGTGAAGTTAAGCCTTACGGCAAAACGTACAGCCCGATAAATTCTGGTAGGATCTTCAATAAAGCTATTGGGATGTAAAACCTTTATCCTCCTCAGACGCAAATCCCTGACGCCACCAAAGAAATCCAATAATTCACCAGAATTAGGGGAAGTGAGACGCACCGCCAGGGCATTTATGGTAAAATCCCTTCTATACAAGTCTTGACGGATAGAACTAGATTCTACCTCGGGATTGGCAGCAGGATAAGGATAAAATTCCGTGCGCGCCGTGGCAATGTCCACCCATAATGAGCCCAATTCTGGATCTTTATGCCATAATAGGGCAGCCGTTTGAAATTCTCCATGAACACTCATACGAGCCTGGGGATAGATTTTTCTCAATGCTTTAGCTAAATGCACACCGGCTGCGGGGGTTGTCGCCTGGTGATAACCGTCCACTACTAAGTCAACATCTTGTAGATACACAATCTCTTTATCCTCACTGAGGAGTAAATCCCTAACCGCGCCACCGACAAGATACAGGTGCCATCCCTGTTGTTGGGCGCATTCCGCCGCTGCTTGTAGTAGTCGCCAGAGTGGGGGAGAAAGTTTATTAGCCAGGGAGAGGAGAAGACAGGAAACCATGGGGAGATTGGAGGGGGAATGGGAGGGCCGTAGATGAGGGTGACAGGAGTGGAGATGACGCAAAACATCGGTGCGGGTGACGATGCCTACTAGTTTTCCCCCTTCCATCACCGGCAGTCTGCCGATGTCATTTTCCACCATCAACTGTTCTATTTCTGGTAAAGTGGTATTAGGATGGATAACATGGACATTTCTCGTCATATAGCCCTTTACCGGAGCATGGGCGAAACCGTGGTGTAAAGCCAAATCGATATCTCGACGGGAAATAATACCTACCAGTTGCTGTTGGGAGTCTACTACTACTAATCCCGAATGTCCATATCTCAGGAGTATCCTCTGTGCCTCGGCTATGGTGGTATCTGGTAGAATGGTGCGCACGGGGTAAGACATCAAATCCTTGGCAGTTAGGGGGGTGGGTATTGCCTTTTTTACCCGGTAGACTACTCTTTCCAGGATTTCCTTGGGGTTATGACAGCGTATGGTGAGGGAAGCGGCACTTTTATGACCCCCTCCTTGGAATTCTAGAAATATTTGGCCTAAGTTGACACTTTCCACACTGCTACGGCCGATTATTGTCAATTTTCCTGGTTTTCCGTTTTTGGCGCCGTAATAATGGGCAAAGAGGAGAATATCGGTTTCGCTCAAATCACGGATGCGGCTGACGAAGGTGGACAAACCAGGGATATAATGGGGAGTGCAAACCAGTATCCAGCCGATGGTATAACCGTGGATGGTTATAGTTTCCAGATTTTTGAGGGCACTGGGCAATAATTTTCTCAGATTTGGTGCTATTGTAGGCTCTACAAATTCTGCCAAGACTTTTAGATTGACACCCTGACTCATTAACCAAGCCAAAGCCGACGCATCCCGAGGGGTGGTTTGTTCAAAAGTAAGTGAGCCTGTGTCTACGTGGATCC
This genomic window from Geminocystis sp. M7585_C2015_104 contains:
- a CDS encoding CBS domain-containing protein, coding for MDLIICHQNADFDALGAAVGLTKLYTGAKILLVNGAHPSVTKFLSLHRDEFPLVEFRSVNPLFLRRLLVVDTQKPQRLGKAQEWLQLDNIESVVIYDHHEETEDLTPPLNNDKKTPIVVKYIEKVGACTTIICELLQQKSLSLNSIEATAMALGIHVDTGSLTFEQTTPRDASALAWLMSQGVNLKVLAEFVEPTIAPNLRKLLPSALKNLETITIHGYTIGWILVCTPHYIPGLSTFVSRIRDLSETDILLFAHYYGAKNGKPGKLTIIGRSSVESVNLGQIFLEFQGGGHKSAASLTIRCHNPKEILERVVYRVKKAIPTPLTAKDLMSYPVRTILPDTTIAEAQRILLRYGHSGLVVVDSQQQLVGIISRRDIDLALHHGFAHAPVKGYMTRNVHVIHPNTTLPEIEQLMVENDIGRLPVMEGGKLVGIVTRTDVLRHLHSCHPHLRPSHSPSNLPMVSCLLLSLANKLSPPLWRLLQAAAECAQQQGWHLYLVGGAVRDLLLSEDKEIVYLQDVDLVVDGYHQATTPAAGVHLAKALRKIYPQARMSVHGEFQTAALLWHKDPELGSLWVDIATARTEFYPYPAANPEVESSSIRQDLYRRDFTINALAVRLTSPNSGELLDFFGGVRDLRLRRIKVLHPNSFIEDPTRIYRAVRFAVRLNFTIEEETRRYMDYAIHCGVFERVSLENKPLPALTTRLRTELYYILSAPYWQSALRLLQEIGALRCIHRHCQLTPTVWWQLRFLERWLKLYQTLPPSTAVSPWLLRLEVILASFPEGVNVAESLQLPQDSIQRLRCLPADRETIHKILPTCERISEKVFCLDNYPPLTLILVALQSDKLIRRCIWDYLMHWRQRKPPLNGDDLKQLGYKPGKAFKKMLEEIRALFLDGLIHSRQEAIDYLLRKYPLP